In Dryobates pubescens isolate bDryPub1 chromosome 8, bDryPub1.pri, whole genome shotgun sequence, a genomic segment contains:
- the ST3GAL6 gene encoding type 2 lactosamine alpha-2,3-sialyltransferase isoform X1 codes for MASAKQLGSGLPVMKRILLCFILAAAVMYGILHGNLWRNNLYWISFYGQTSSVRASPSYETSGVTQLPPTAVERRNALDTCLLKPAFESLLGADKIYPFLCANDFIRVAEFHGSDKFELPYGIKRAEQFFRLALSRLQNCGLSNQDDSVACRRCVVVGNGGVLRNKTLGEKIDSYDVIIRMNNGPVIGYEEDVGRRTTFRLSYPESIFSDPIHYDPNTTVVVIVFKPRDLKWLWEILSGQKISAKGFWKKPALNMIYKSSQIRILDPSITRKTAYEWLHFPTRFPKKEKPKHPTTGLIAITLAFHMCHEVHLAGFKYDFSDRNSSLHYYGNETMSQMMQNEYHNINAEQKFLKKLIDKNFVVNLT; via the exons ATGGCTTCTGCTAAGCAGCTTGGATCCG GTCTACCAGTCATGAAACGAATTCTTCTGTGTTttatcctggctgctgctgttatgTATGGTATACTGCATGGAAATCTGTGGAGAAACAACCTCTACTG GATTAGCTTTTATGGACAGACTTCCTCTGTGAGGGCTTCTCCTTCCTATGAGACTAGTGGAGTTACCCA GTTGCCACCCACagcagtggagagaaggaaTGCGCTGGATACTTGTCTTCTGAAACCAGCATTTGAATCTTTACTAGG TGCTGACAAAATATACCCATTCCTGTGTGCTAATGATTTCATCAGAGTGGCAGAGTTCCATGGGAGTGACAAGTTTGAACTACCTTATGGAATAAAGAGAGCAG AGCAATTTTTTCGTTTAGCCCTTTCAAGGCTGCAGAACTGTGGACTCTCCAATCAAGATGATAG CGTTGCCTGCCGACGATGTGTTGTGGTTGGTAATGGAGGAGTTCTTCGAAATAAGACCTTAGGGGAGAAAATTGACTCCTATGACGTGATAATAAG aaTGAATAATGGCCCTGTTATAGGCTATGAAGAGGATGTTGGGAGGAGGACCACTTTCCGTCTTTCTTACCCGGAATCCATCTTCTCGGATCCCATCCACTATGACCCTAACACaactgttgttgttattgtctTCAAGCCACGTGACTTGAAGTGGCTTTGGGAGATACTAAGTGGTCAGAAAATA AGTGCTAAAGGCTTTTGGAAGAAACCAGCTCTGAACATGATATACAAATCCAGTCAAATCAGGATTCTTGATCCCAGCATCACCAGAAAGACTGCTTATGAATGGCTTCATTTCCCAACAAGATTTCCCAAGAAGGAG AAACCCAAGCATCCAACCACAGGGCTCATTGCCATCACACTAGCGTTTCACATGTGCCATGAAGTTCACCTGGCAGGCTTCAAGTATGACTTCAGTGACAGAAACAGCTCTTTGCACTACTATGGCAATGAAACGATGTCTCAGATGATGCAG AATGAATACCACAACATCAATGCTGAGCAGAAATTTTTGAAGAAGCTTATAGACAAGAACTTTGTGGTCAATTTGACATGA
- the ST3GAL6 gene encoding type 2 lactosamine alpha-2,3-sialyltransferase isoform X2 — MASAKQLGSGLPVMKRILLCFILAAAVMYGILHGNLWRNNLYWLPPTAVERRNALDTCLLKPAFESLLGADKIYPFLCANDFIRVAEFHGSDKFELPYGIKRAEQFFRLALSRLQNCGLSNQDDSVACRRCVVVGNGGVLRNKTLGEKIDSYDVIIRMNNGPVIGYEEDVGRRTTFRLSYPESIFSDPIHYDPNTTVVVIVFKPRDLKWLWEILSGQKISAKGFWKKPALNMIYKSSQIRILDPSITRKTAYEWLHFPTRFPKKEKPKHPTTGLIAITLAFHMCHEVHLAGFKYDFSDRNSSLHYYGNETMSQMMQNEYHNINAEQKFLKKLIDKNFVVNLT; from the exons ATGGCTTCTGCTAAGCAGCTTGGATCCG GTCTACCAGTCATGAAACGAATTCTTCTGTGTTttatcctggctgctgctgttatgTATGGTATACTGCATGGAAATCTGTGGAGAAACAACCTCTACTG GTTGCCACCCACagcagtggagagaaggaaTGCGCTGGATACTTGTCTTCTGAAACCAGCATTTGAATCTTTACTAGG TGCTGACAAAATATACCCATTCCTGTGTGCTAATGATTTCATCAGAGTGGCAGAGTTCCATGGGAGTGACAAGTTTGAACTACCTTATGGAATAAAGAGAGCAG AGCAATTTTTTCGTTTAGCCCTTTCAAGGCTGCAGAACTGTGGACTCTCCAATCAAGATGATAG CGTTGCCTGCCGACGATGTGTTGTGGTTGGTAATGGAGGAGTTCTTCGAAATAAGACCTTAGGGGAGAAAATTGACTCCTATGACGTGATAATAAG aaTGAATAATGGCCCTGTTATAGGCTATGAAGAGGATGTTGGGAGGAGGACCACTTTCCGTCTTTCTTACCCGGAATCCATCTTCTCGGATCCCATCCACTATGACCCTAACACaactgttgttgttattgtctTCAAGCCACGTGACTTGAAGTGGCTTTGGGAGATACTAAGTGGTCAGAAAATA AGTGCTAAAGGCTTTTGGAAGAAACCAGCTCTGAACATGATATACAAATCCAGTCAAATCAGGATTCTTGATCCCAGCATCACCAGAAAGACTGCTTATGAATGGCTTCATTTCCCAACAAGATTTCCCAAGAAGGAG AAACCCAAGCATCCAACCACAGGGCTCATTGCCATCACACTAGCGTTTCACATGTGCCATGAAGTTCACCTGGCAGGCTTCAAGTATGACTTCAGTGACAGAAACAGCTCTTTGCACTACTATGGCAATGAAACGATGTCTCAGATGATGCAG AATGAATACCACAACATCAATGCTGAGCAGAAATTTTTGAAGAAGCTTATAGACAAGAACTTTGTGGTCAATTTGACATGA